In the genome of Afifella aestuarii, one region contains:
- a CDS encoding autoinducer 2 ABC transporter substrate-binding protein — translation MITRRTLLGSAALLTAGAALPGASKVWAQPKKFEIVMCAKQEGISWFDDMRTGVEDFAKDFGVNAYQIAPETGDPAKQAQMVESLIAKNVDAILVVPNDPKSMEPVLQKAKDAGIVIVSHEAKSLAGTADYDVEAFKNEDFGALMFDKLAKAMNGEGKFVAIVGALTMETHMQWFNAGMEHIKADYPDMEFVLSEPIEDNNDEKTALDKVNEVLKRYPDLKGIVGCSVSGTSMAALAVEKLRRKDIAVVGLGLPSINGPYLEDGYQNVALCWRPADAGYASAFVAYKLLNGETVEAGMDLKRPGYDKVTIEDGVVYGDATLILTAENWKDYKF, via the coding sequence GTGATTACAAGAAGAACATTGCTCGGTTCCGCCGCCCTTCTGACGGCTGGTGCCGCGCTTCCGGGAGCGTCGAAAGTCTGGGCTCAGCCCAAGAAGTTCGAGATCGTCATGTGCGCCAAGCAGGAGGGTATCTCCTGGTTCGACGACATGCGCACGGGCGTGGAGGATTTCGCCAAGGATTTCGGCGTCAACGCCTATCAGATCGCACCCGAGACCGGAGACCCCGCCAAGCAGGCGCAGATGGTCGAAAGCCTGATCGCCAAGAATGTCGACGCCATCCTCGTCGTCCCGAACGATCCGAAGTCCATGGAGCCGGTGCTCCAGAAGGCCAAGGACGCGGGTATCGTCATCGTCAGCCATGAGGCGAAGAGCCTTGCGGGCACGGCCGATTACGATGTCGAAGCCTTCAAGAACGAAGATTTCGGCGCCCTCATGTTCGATAAGCTCGCCAAGGCCATGAATGGCGAAGGCAAGTTCGTCGCGATCGTCGGTGCGCTGACGATGGAAACGCACATGCAGTGGTTCAATGCCGGCATGGAGCACATCAAGGCCGATTACCCGGACATGGAATTCGTCCTGTCCGAGCCGATCGAGGACAACAACGACGAGAAGACTGCGCTCGACAAGGTCAACGAGGTGCTGAAGCGCTACCCGGACCTCAAGGGTATCGTCGGCTGCTCGGTGTCTGGCACCTCGATGGCGGCCCTCGCGGTCGAGAAACTGCGCCGCAAGGACATCGCCGTGGTCGGTCTCGGCCTTCCGAGCATCAATGGCCCGTATCTCGAGGACGGCTATCAGAATGTGGCGCTCTGCTGGCGTCCTGCCGATGCCGGCTACGCGTCCGCCTTTGTCGCCTACAAGCTTCTGAACGGCGAAACCGTCGAGGCGGGCATGGACCTGAAGCGGCCGGGCTACGACAAAGTCACCATCGAGGACGGTGTCGTCTATGGCGATGCGACACTGATCCTGACCGCAGAGAACTGGAAGGACTACAAGTTCTAA
- a CDS encoding PLP-dependent aminotransferase family protein: MAMWIPDLSRFSGPAYTALAEAIGTAISDGSLSAGERLPPQRDLAWRLGLSLSTVTRGYGEAVRRGFLEGSVGRGTYVRDAKAVTAAASGAWNAGLARPAGDAIDFANNLPPLGGAERQLAETLGAISGEPGLGVFLDHWPGRTAERHAEAAGAWIETLGLPHQGRSIVLTNGSQQGLFVALLALARPGDAILAEALSYAPVLAAAERLGLRVFPVAMDGEGLLPQSLDEQCKATAARLLYTMPTLHTPTTATMSEARRRAVAEVAERHGIDILEDDVFGFLPRSRPAPLGAWLPDQTIYVASTSKSLAPGLRVGYLSAPMRHERALRAGVALSSWMPPPLMAEIATRWIEDGTAERLNEEKRQAAEARQALARATLKGSRLAADLACFHLWLHLPKGWRPDAFEAAAQREGVALRSAQSFCVDPAVAPAAVRLCLSHEASHSRVEDGLWRLKRLLDERPGEAAFIV; this comes from the coding sequence TTTCCGGCCCGGCCTACACAGCACTCGCCGAGGCGATCGGCACGGCGATCTCCGATGGGAGTTTAAGTGCCGGCGAGCGGCTGCCGCCGCAGCGCGATCTCGCCTGGCGGCTGGGCTTGTCGCTCTCGACGGTGACGCGCGGCTATGGCGAGGCGGTGCGTCGGGGCTTTCTGGAAGGCAGCGTCGGGCGCGGCACCTATGTGCGCGATGCGAAAGCGGTCACCGCCGCGGCAAGTGGTGCATGGAATGCGGGGCTCGCGCGGCCCGCGGGCGATGCAATCGATTTCGCCAACAATCTGCCGCCGCTCGGCGGGGCGGAAAGGCAACTTGCAGAAACGCTGGGCGCAATCTCGGGCGAGCCGGGGCTCGGGGTTTTTCTCGATCACTGGCCGGGGCGAACGGCAGAGCGGCACGCAGAGGCCGCGGGCGCATGGATCGAAACGCTGGGGCTTCCCCATCAGGGGCGGTCGATCGTGCTTACCAACGGCTCGCAGCAGGGGCTCTTCGTGGCGCTCCTGGCGCTGGCGCGGCCTGGCGATGCGATCCTCGCCGAGGCGCTCTCTTATGCACCCGTCCTGGCAGCGGCCGAGCGTCTCGGTCTCAGGGTTTTTCCTGTCGCCATGGACGGGGAGGGGCTCTTACCTCAGTCTCTCGACGAACAATGCAAGGCGACGGCCGCCCGACTTCTCTACACCATGCCAACGCTGCACACGCCGACGACTGCGACGATGTCCGAGGCGCGCCGTCGGGCCGTCGCCGAAGTCGCCGAGCGTCACGGCATCGACATTCTGGAGGACGATGTTTTCGGCTTTCTGCCGCGCTCGCGGCCTGCGCCTCTCGGTGCCTGGCTGCCCGATCAGACGATCTATGTGGCGAGCACCTCAAAGAGCCTCGCGCCGGGTCTGCGCGTGGGCTATCTGAGCGCGCCCATGCGCCATGAGAGAGCTTTGCGGGCGGGAGTCGCACTCTCCTCGTGGATGCCGCCGCCGCTGATGGCGGAGATCGCGACACGCTGGATCGAGGATGGGACGGCGGAGCGCCTCAACGAAGAGAAGCGTCAGGCTGCTGAGGCTCGGCAGGCCTTGGCGCGTGCGACGTTGAAAGGGAGCCGCTTGGCGGCCGATCTGGCGTGCTTCCATCTCTGGCTGCATCTGCCGAAGGGATGGCGGCCGGATGCGTTCGAAGCGGCGGCGCAGCGTGAGGGTGTCGCCTTGCGCTCCGCACAGTCCTTTTGCGTCGATCCCGCCGTCGCGCCTGCCGCGGTTCGCCTCTGCCTCAGCCATGAGGCGTCTCACTCGCGGGTGGAAGACGGGCTCTGGCGCCTCAAACGGCTTCTCGACGAAAGGCCGGGAGAGGCTGCCTTCATCGTCTGA